In one window of Ruminococcus hominis DNA:
- a CDS encoding lipopolysaccharide biosynthesis protein, with product MNNKKVFTNLLWRFAERSGAQIVKFCVELILARILLPDDYGLIALVTVFITISNVFVDSGLGNALIQKKDADQTDFSTVFFFNLVWCLVLYGLIFFLAPFISGFFSLPEFATVLRVLGLQIIVSGVKNIQQAYVSKNFMFKKFFFATLGGTLGAAVLGIWMAYHGFGVWALVTQQLFNVIVDTIILWITVKWRPTREFSWNRFKVLFSYGWKLLASSLLEAIYNNIRQLIIGRVYSSGDLAYYNRGRQFPDFIISNVNSSIDSVLLPTLASVQDKREQVKQMTRRAIKLSTYIIAPLMLGLASVAEPMIRVVLTEKWIPALPYLRIFCITFMFYPLHTANLNAIKALGRSDLFLRLEVLKKIIGIVVLLLTMKLGVLAMAYSLLFTTLTSQIINSWPNRKLLNYGYMEQVKDIMPNIALACVMGVIVYPLKYLESNSLIILLIQIVAGGIVYVVGSVIFGLESFKYLLEIATSYIKKRRM from the coding sequence ATGAATAATAAAAAGGTTTTTACAAATTTATTATGGAGATTTGCAGAACGTTCTGGTGCTCAAATAGTCAAGTTCTGTGTAGAACTGATTCTTGCAAGAATATTACTTCCTGATGATTATGGTCTAATCGCCTTGGTTACTGTTTTTATTACAATATCAAATGTTTTTGTGGATAGTGGCTTAGGAAATGCGTTAATTCAAAAAAAAGACGCAGATCAAACAGATTTTTCTACAGTTTTTTTCTTTAATCTTGTATGGTGCTTAGTTTTATATGGCTTGATATTTTTCTTAGCACCATTTATATCTGGATTTTTTTCTCTGCCAGAATTTGCTACAGTTTTAAGAGTGTTAGGTCTGCAGATTATCGTTTCTGGGGTAAAAAATATTCAGCAGGCATATGTTTCCAAGAATTTTATGTTTAAAAAGTTTTTCTTTGCAACGTTAGGAGGCACACTAGGAGCTGCAGTATTGGGCATATGGATGGCTTATCATGGATTCGGAGTATGGGCTTTAGTTACTCAACAATTGTTTAATGTAATTGTTGATACAATTATATTATGGATTACTGTGAAATGGCGTCCAACAAGAGAATTTTCGTGGAATAGATTTAAAGTTTTATTCTCTTATGGATGGAAATTGTTAGCATCTAGTTTATTAGAAGCTATTTATAATAATATTAGGCAATTGATTATTGGACGTGTCTATTCATCAGGAGATTTAGCTTATTATAATAGAGGAAGACAATTTCCAGATTTTATAATCTCAAATGTAAATAGTTCCATAGATAGTGTTTTGTTGCCTACATTAGCCTCAGTACAAGACAAAAGAGAGCAAGTAAAACAGATGACACGAAGAGCCATCAAGCTGAGTACATATATTATAGCTCCATTAATGTTAGGGTTAGCATCTGTTGCAGAACCAATGATACGGGTTGTACTTACAGAAAAATGGATTCCGGCATTACCATATCTTCGAATTTTTTGCATTACATTTATGTTTTATCCACTACATACTGCAAATTTAAATGCAATTAAAGCATTGGGAAGAAGTGATTTGTTTTTGAGATTGGAGGTTCTTAAGAAAATTATTGGAATTGTTGTTTTGCTTTTAACTATGAAATTAGGTGTTTTAGCAATGGCATATAGTTTGCTGTTTACTACACTTACTAGCCAAATAATTAATTCATGGCCTAATAGAAAATTATTAAATTATGGATATATGGAACAAGTAAAAGACATCATGCCTAATATTGCTTTGGCGTGTGTGATGGGAGTAATAGTATATCCATTGAAATACTTAGAGAGTAACAGTTTAATTATCTTATTAATTCAGATAGTTGCGGGGGGAATCGTATACGTGGTAGGTTCGGTTATATTTGGGTTAGAATCATTTAAGTATTTGTTAGAAATTGCAACATCATATATAAAAAAAAGGAGGATGTAA
- a CDS encoding DegT/DnrJ/EryC1/StrS family aminotransferase — protein MSKILVTRSSMPSYEEYCREIKELWDSHWLTNMGVKHKELQNALEEFFTVPHVTLYTNGHLALENAIAALNLPKGGEVITTPFTFASTTHAIVRNGLVPVFCDIRESDYTIDTSKIEALITNQTVAIVPVHVYGNLCEVDEIDRIAKKYGLKVIYDAAHAFGIKYNGVSSACFGDASMFSFHATKVFNTIEGGCVCFKNDSWVQLLNDQKNFGIHGPEEVAYIGGNAKMNEFQAAMGICNLRHFKEEIAKRKVVVERYRERLSGTEGIKLSSIQKNVESNYAYFPVVFDGYKYTRNEIFEKLAEQGIGARKYFYPLTNSFECYRNYPTAGTEKTPIAQHMALRVLTLPLYADLKIEDVDRICDVILK, from the coding sequence ATGTCAAAGATATTAGTTACACGTTCTTCAATGCCTTCTTATGAAGAGTATTGTAGGGAAATTAAAGAACTGTGGGATTCACATTGGCTCACAAATATGGGAGTAAAACATAAGGAATTGCAGAACGCTCTGGAAGAATTTTTTACTGTTCCTCATGTTACTCTCTACACCAATGGACATCTTGCATTAGAGAATGCGATAGCTGCATTAAATCTTCCAAAAGGTGGAGAAGTTATTACTACACCATTTACATTTGCCTCAACAACACATGCAATTGTGAGAAACGGATTGGTTCCGGTTTTTTGCGATATAAGAGAATCAGATTACACAATTGATACTTCAAAAATTGAAGCATTGATTACGAATCAGACTGTTGCGATTGTTCCGGTACATGTATATGGTAATCTGTGCGAGGTGGATGAAATCGATAGAATTGCAAAGAAATATGGATTAAAAGTAATTTATGATGCAGCGCATGCTTTTGGTATTAAATATAATGGTGTTTCTTCGGCATGTTTTGGCGATGCATCTATGTTTAGTTTTCATGCTACGAAGGTGTTTAATACGATTGAGGGTGGTTGTGTATGTTTCAAGAATGATTCTTGGGTACAACTTTTAAATGATCAGAAGAATTTTGGTATTCATGGTCCGGAAGAAGTTGCTTATATAGGTGGAAATGCAAAGATGAATGAATTTCAGGCAGCAATGGGGATTTGTAATTTACGTCATTTCAAAGAAGAAATTGCAAAGAGAAAAGTAGTTGTTGAAAGGTATCGTGAAAGACTTTCAGGAACGGAAGGAATTAAACTTTCTTCGATTCAGAAAAATGTTGAATCAAATTATGCGTACTTTCCTGTAGTTTTTGATGGTTATAAATATACTAGAAATGAGATATTTGAAAAGCTCGCAGAGCAGGGGATTGGGGCAAGGAAATATTTTTATCCACTTACAAATAGTTTTGAATGCTATAGAAACTATCCTACAGCTGGAACCGAGAAAACACCAATTGCGCAACATATGGCACTTAGGGTATTAACACTTCCACTTTATGCTGATTTGAAGATAGAAGACGTAGACAGAATTTGCGATGTTATCTTAAAATAG
- a CDS encoding DegT/DnrJ/EryC1/StrS family aminotransferase, with protein sequence MQIPFSPPDISELEIEQVTEALRSGWITTGPKTKELERQVADFCGTSRAVCLGSQTACAEMTLRLLGIGEGDEVITSAYTYTATASVVCHVGAKLILVDTQKDSLEMDYNQLEAAISEKTKVVIPIDLAGIPCDYEKIYSIVEKKKAMFHPTNKIQEAIGRVIVMADAAHAFGAKLNDGSMVGSIADFSNFSFHAVKNFTTAEGGAVTWKSIEGIDDEELYHQYQLLSLHGQSKDALAKTQLGAWEYDIVGPWYKCNMTDVAAGIGLAQMQRYKGILARRKEIIEKYNAAFKPIGIEVLEHYNDAHQSSGHLYITRIPGITLEQRHEIIVKMAEAGIACNVHYKPLPMMTAYKNLGFDIKDYPNAYKRFENEITLPLHTRLKDEEVEYVIEQYCRIVKEHI encoded by the coding sequence ATGCAAATACCATTTTCACCACCGGATATTAGTGAATTAGAAATTGAACAGGTTACAGAAGCTTTGCGTTCTGGTTGGATTACAACAGGTCCAAAGACAAAAGAATTAGAACGACAGGTAGCAGATTTTTGTGGGACAAGCAGGGCAGTATGTCTTGGGTCACAGACTGCATGTGCGGAGATGACTTTGCGTTTACTTGGAATAGGTGAAGGAGATGAAGTAATCACAAGCGCATATACTTATACAGCAACAGCATCTGTAGTTTGTCATGTTGGTGCAAAATTGATCTTGGTTGATACGCAGAAAGATTCATTAGAAATGGATTATAATCAACTTGAAGCAGCAATTAGCGAGAAAACAAAAGTAGTGATTCCAATTGATCTTGCTGGAATTCCATGTGATTATGAGAAAATTTATTCTATTGTAGAAAAGAAAAAAGCAATGTTTCATCCAACAAATAAAATTCAAGAGGCAATAGGCAGAGTTATTGTCATGGCAGATGCAGCTCATGCATTTGGTGCAAAGCTGAATGATGGAAGTATGGTTGGAAGTATTGCAGATTTTTCAAACTTTAGCTTTCATGCTGTTAAGAATTTTACAACAGCAGAGGGTGGTGCTGTTACATGGAAATCAATAGAAGGAATTGACGACGAAGAATTATATCATCAATATCAATTACTTTCTTTACATGGACAATCAAAAGACGCACTTGCAAAAACACAGTTAGGTGCATGGGAGTATGATATTGTTGGACCATGGTATAAATGTAATATGACTGATGTAGCGGCTGGAATCGGTCTGGCACAGATGCAGAGATACAAAGGAATACTTGCACGTCGTAAAGAAATTATTGAAAAATATAATGCAGCATTTAAACCAATTGGAATTGAAGTGTTAGAGCATTATAATGATGCACATCAGTCATCAGGACATCTGTATATTACAAGAATTCCGGGAATTACTTTAGAGCAGAGACATGAAATTATCGTGAAAATGGCAGAAGCAGGTATTGCCTGCAACGTACATTACAAACCATTGCCGATGATGACTGCATATAAAAATCTTGGATTTGATATTAAAGATTATCCAAATGCATATAAGAGATTTGAAAATGAGATTACATTACCTCTTCATACAAGACTCAAAGATGAAGAAGTGGAATATGTGATTGAGCAGTATTGCAGAATAGTGAAGGAACATATTTAA
- a CDS encoding polysaccharide biosynthesis protein, with translation MSGVSNQDKERKMKKKKIEHWQMIALYLMIYDVLAINFAYFFGLWLRFDLHFTSIPAEYMSAFLKFAPIYTVFTIFVFAQLRLYNSLWRFASFSELNRVIVASVITTIFNIVGMTAFIRRMPLSYYIIGSVLQFGLTLTIRFSYRYMNLERGRREKEANPLHNAMIIGAGAAGQTLIRELKSSGEVKSKACCVIDDNPNKWGRVMEGVPIVGGREDILINVKKYKIDQILFAIPTASAQARREILNICKETDCELKQLPGIFQLANGEVSMSKMRPVAIEDLLGRDTIKVNMEEIFQYLKGKVILVTGGGGSIGSELCRQIAAHEPKQLIIFDIYENNAYDIEQELRRKYPELNLKVLIGSVRDSKRINQVFETYKPQIVYHAAAHKHVPLMETSPNEAIKNNVVGTYKTAYAALKNGTERFVLISTDKAVNPTNIMGASKRLCEMVIQSMDKISKSGHTEWLPFLHEHEDKHVNGQIVPDPEDHMTVNVEENAAAYGKGKTDFVAVRFGNVLGSNGSVIPLFKKQIENGGPVTVTHPDIIRYFMTIPEAVSLVLQAGTYAKGGEIFVLDMGEPMKIDTLARNLIKLSGYKPDEDIRVVYSGLRPGEKLFEEKLMAEEGLERTENELIHIGKPIPFDTKEFLGQLEELAMASYENSEEIVEMVEGVVTTFHPVGANPTGKENQR, from the coding sequence ATGAGTGGAGTATCAAATCAAGATAAAGAAAGAAAGATGAAAAAAAAGAAAATTGAACACTGGCAGATGATAGCATTATATCTGATGATATATGATGTGCTCGCAATTAACTTTGCCTACTTTTTTGGATTGTGGCTGCGTTTTGATTTGCACTTCACAAGTATTCCGGCAGAGTATATGAGTGCATTCTTGAAGTTTGCACCGATATATACAGTATTTACGATTTTTGTATTTGCACAATTACGTCTCTATAACAGCTTGTGGAGATTCGCAAGCTTTAGCGAACTGAACAGAGTAATTGTTGCATCTGTGATTACAACTATCTTTAATATAGTAGGAATGACAGCATTTATTCGGCGTATGCCATTATCTTACTATATAATCGGATCGGTTTTACAGTTTGGACTTACATTGACAATTCGTTTTTCATACCGCTATATGAATTTAGAGCGTGGCAGACGAGAGAAAGAGGCGAACCCATTACATAATGCAATGATCATCGGTGCCGGTGCAGCAGGTCAGACTTTAATCAGAGAGCTGAAAAGCTCAGGAGAGGTAAAATCAAAAGCTTGCTGTGTGATAGATGATAACCCAAATAAATGGGGACGTGTTATGGAAGGTGTGCCGATTGTCGGCGGTCGTGAAGATATTCTTATTAATGTAAAGAAATATAAGATTGACCAGATATTATTTGCAATACCGACTGCAAGTGCACAGGCAAGAAGAGAAATCTTAAATATATGTAAAGAAACAGATTGTGAATTAAAACAGCTTCCGGGAATCTTTCAGCTGGCAAATGGCGAAGTGTCCATGAGCAAAATGAGACCGGTTGCGATTGAAGATTTACTTGGGCGAGATACAATCAAAGTAAATATGGAAGAAATCTTCCAGTACCTTAAAGGAAAAGTAATTCTCGTAACAGGTGGTGGCGGTTCAATCGGAAGCGAGCTGTGCCGTCAGATTGCGGCACATGAACCGAAACAGTTGATTATATTTGATATCTATGAGAACAATGCATATGATATCGAGCAGGAATTAAGACGAAAATATCCAGAATTAAACTTGAAGGTTCTGATCGGTTCAGTACGTGACAGTAAAAGAATCAATCAGGTGTTTGAAACATATAAACCACAGATTGTATATCATGCGGCAGCACATAAGCATGTACCGCTTATGGAGACAAGCCCGAATGAAGCAATTAAAAACAATGTAGTAGGAACTTACAAGACAGCCTACGCAGCACTGAAGAATGGAACAGAGAGATTCGTACTGATCAGTACAGATAAAGCCGTAAACCCGACAAATATTATGGGAGCGAGCAAGCGTCTCTGTGAAATGGTCATCCAGAGTATGGACAAGATCAGTAAATCCGGTCATACAGAATGGCTTCCATTCTTACATGAACATGAAGATAAACATGTGAATGGACAGATAGTTCCGGACCCGGAAGACCATATGACTGTAAATGTAGAAGAAAATGCGGCTGCATATGGTAAAGGAAAAACAGATTTTGTTGCCGTTCGTTTTGGAAATGTACTTGGAAGTAATGGTTCAGTCATTCCATTATTCAAAAAACAGATTGAAAATGGTGGTCCGGTAACGGTTACACATCCAGATATCATTCGTTACTTCATGACAATCCCAGAGGCGGTCAGTCTGGTACTTCAGGCAGGAACTTATGCAAAAGGCGGAGAAATCTTCGTGCTGGACATGGGAGAGCCGATGAAGATTGATACATTGGCAAGAAACCTCATCAAATTGTCAGGATATAAACCAGATGAAGATATCCGAGTTGTATACAGCGGATTACGTCCGGGCGAAAAACTGTTTGAAGAAAAGCTGATGGCAGAAGAAGGTCTGGAGAGAACAGAAAATGAGTTAATCCATATCGGTAAGCCAATCCCGTTTGATACAAAAGAATTCCTCGGACAGTTGGAAGAACTGGCGATGGCTAGTTACGAGAACAGTGAGGAGATTGTAGAGATGGTAGAAGGCGTTGTGACAACGTTCCATCCAGTAGGGGCAAATCCGACAGGAAAAGAAAATCAAAGATAG
- a CDS encoding glycosyltransferase family A protein: MKVQVLVAAMNQHDHTLVEKMNIQSDVIVGNQCDFNSIEQFEYRGYSATYLNFSERGVGLNRNNALMRATGDICLFADDDMVYVENYTELIENAFLNHPDADIIAFNLVEDVPTRYIIKDTKRIRFYNFLTYGTARIAVKLSKIRENGILFNLCFGGGTTHCHGEDNIFISDCLKKGLKMYAVPISIAELTEERESTWNSGYNQKYFFDQGVLYKTISKKLWKLLCLQDSIRHARKEYKTSWMNAYTLMIKGGKELK, from the coding sequence ATGAAAGTTCAAGTTTTAGTAGCGGCAATGAATCAACATGATCATACTTTAGTAGAAAAAATGAATATACAGTCAGATGTTATAGTTGGAAATCAGTGTGATTTTAATTCTATAGAACAGTTTGAATATAGAGGGTATTCAGCTACGTATTTGAATTTTTCAGAACGAGGAGTTGGTCTTAATAGAAATAACGCGTTAATGAGAGCTACAGGTGATATTTGTTTATTCGCTGATGATGATATGGTTTATGTTGAAAATTATACAGAGCTTATTGAAAATGCTTTTTTAAATCACCCGGATGCAGACATTATTGCATTTAATTTGGTTGAAGATGTTCCAACACGTTACATTATTAAAGATACGAAAAGAATTAGATTCTATAATTTCTTGACATATGGCACTGCTAGAATTGCAGTAAAATTAAGTAAAATTAGAGAAAATGGTATTTTATTTAATCTCTGTTTTGGCGGTGGAACGACGCATTGTCATGGAGAAGATAATATTTTTATATCTGATTGTTTAAAAAAAGGTTTAAAAATGTATGCTGTTCCAATTAGCATAGCAGAGCTTACAGAAGAAAGAGAATCTACTTGGAATAGTGGGTATAATCAGAAATATTTTTTTGATCAAGGCGTATTGTATAAAACTATATCAAAAAAACTATGGAAGTTATTGTGCTTACAGGATTCAATAAGACATGCAAGAAAAGAGTATAAAACTAGTTGGATGAATGCGTATACCCTCATGATTAAAGGGGGAAAGGAACTTAAATGA
- a CDS encoding sugar transferase: MLKKWETLPDFMKNDAVREYYDLLQKKKVSMFLKRAMDLVGGVILLIILAIPMVIIAVMIKLDSEGPVFYRQERVTTYGKHFKIHKFRTMVSNADKIGSAVTVGNDSRITKVGAKLRGCRLDELPQVFDLISGDMSFVGTRPEAVKYVEKYKPEYMATLLLPAGITSEASIRYKDEAELLDGAEDVDKVYIEEVLPGKMRYNLESIKRFSFVGEIVTMFRTVFAVLGKDYE, from the coding sequence ATGCTCAAAAAATGGGAAACATTGCCTGATTTTATGAAGAATGATGCAGTTAGAGAATATTATGATTTACTACAAAAGAAAAAAGTAAGTATGTTTCTAAAAAGGGCAATGGACTTAGTTGGTGGAGTAATTCTCCTAATTATATTAGCAATTCCAATGGTAATCATAGCTGTTATGATTAAATTAGACTCGGAAGGTCCGGTATTTTACAGACAGGAAAGAGTTACAACATACGGTAAACATTTTAAAATTCATAAATTCAGAACAATGGTTAGTAATGCTGATAAGATTGGATCAGCTGTAACTGTTGGAAACGATAGCCGTATAACAAAAGTGGGAGCAAAACTTAGAGGATGCCGATTGGATGAATTGCCACAGGTGTTTGATCTTATCTCTGGAGATATGAGTTTTGTAGGTACACGACCAGAGGCAGTGAAGTATGTCGAAAAGTATAAGCCAGAATATATGGCAACATTGTTGCTTCCGGCAGGAATCACAAGTGAGGCAAGCATTCGGTATAAAGATGAAGCTGAATTGTTAGATGGTGCAGAAGATGTAGATAAGGTGTATATAGAAGAAGTTCTTCCAGGAAAAATGAGGTACAATCTTGAGAGTATTAAAAGATTTTCATTTGTGGGAGAGATTGTCACAATGTTCAGAACTGTGTTTGCAGTACTTGGAAAGGATTATGAATAA
- a CDS encoding glycosyltransferase: protein MNKDKKIRVTVYCLAFNHANYIEQTIEGFLSQNTNFSVKFIIHDDASTDNTAEIIKRYEIQYPNLIHGIYQQENQYSKGAKILEKFILPHIEGDYVAVCEGDDYWSDSSKLQRQIDMLDADKNCFMSVHKTKEIYENGAPTGVYFPNESLETGIIKRDEFLKLRYGFHTSSYVFRKNEWIEYISNPPSFKLTYGVGDVPYLLYFGSLGNVAYIEREMSCYRRGVITSWSVQHAKSNIESLANHASQIYKMYVEFDKYTDGRFKEICRSREAVYKMQEAVLLKKPRELITAKYRKLIPYLPISRKMFLALSLFAPRAMREMYMKHLESNNNKWLKERR, encoded by the coding sequence ATGAACAAAGATAAAAAAATAAGGGTTACAGTATATTGTTTAGCATTTAATCATGCTAATTATATAGAACAAACAATTGAAGGATTTCTTTCTCAAAACACCAATTTTTCGGTCAAATTTATTATTCACGATGATGCATCAACAGACAATACAGCTGAAATAATTAAAAGATATGAAATACAGTACCCAAATTTGATACATGGAATTTATCAACAGGAAAATCAGTATTCAAAAGGAGCGAAAATTTTAGAAAAATTTATTCTACCACATATTGAAGGAGATTATGTTGCTGTATGTGAGGGTGATGATTATTGGTCAGATTCATCCAAATTACAGAGACAGATTGATATGCTGGATGCAGACAAAAATTGCTTTATGAGCGTTCATAAAACAAAAGAAATATATGAGAATGGAGCTCCTACTGGGGTTTACTTCCCTAATGAGAGTCTAGAAACGGGTATTATAAAACGTGATGAATTTTTAAAATTGAGATATGGATTTCATACAAGTTCATATGTGTTTAGAAAAAATGAATGGATTGAGTATATTAGTAATCCGCCAAGCTTTAAATTGACATATGGAGTTGGGGATGTTCCATATCTTTTATATTTTGGATCGTTAGGAAATGTGGCGTATATAGAAAGAGAAATGTCTTGTTATCGCCGTGGAGTTATAACGAGTTGGTCAGTTCAACATGCTAAATCGAATATAGAATCTCTGGCAAATCATGCTTCGCAGATTTATAAAATGTATGTTGAGTTTGATAAATATACAGATGGTCGATTTAAAGAGATATGTAGGAGTCGTGAAGCTGTGTATAAGATGCAAGAGGCAGTTCTGTTGAAAAAACCAAGAGAATTAATCACAGCGAAGTATAGGAAATTAATACCGTATTTGCCTATATCTAGAAAGATGTTTTTGGCATTATCTTTGTTTGCACCAAGGGCAATGAGGGAAATGTATATGAAGCATTTGGAATCTAACAATAATAAATGGCTAAAGGAGAGGAGGTAA
- a CDS encoding glycosyltransferase family 2 protein, with protein sequence MENREVADGLVSIIMPSWNTERFIAETIQSVINQTYTNWELLIVDDCSSDNTDEVVASFKDERIKYFHNEKNSGAALTRNKAMREAKGEWIAFLDSDDLWTPEKLEHQIDFMKKNGYTLSFTEYEKIDEESNPLNIYVSGPEKVNKRKMYNYDYIGQLTMMYSAKEFGLIQIKDIKKNNDYAIRLQLYKKPGTCAYLLKENLAKYRVRKVSISHDKFRRKFKSHYDLFHMCDEKPAAVAVWYTCWNMFYGLLKKRNYEKSR encoded by the coding sequence ATGGAAAATAGAGAAGTAGCTGATGGATTAGTATCAATTATTATGCCATCATGGAATACGGAAAGATTTATCGCAGAGACAATACAATCTGTAATCAATCAGACATATACAAATTGGGAGCTGCTTATTGTGGATGATTGTTCTTCTGATAATACCGATGAGGTAGTTGCTTCTTTTAAAGATGAAAGAATCAAATATTTTCACAATGAAAAAAATTCTGGTGCAGCATTGACACGCAACAAAGCAATGAGAGAGGCAAAGGGAGAATGGATTGCATTTCTTGATTCTGATGACCTTTGGACACCGGAGAAATTGGAACACCAGATTGATTTTATGAAGAAAAATGGATATACACTTTCTTTTACAGAATATGAAAAGATTGATGAAGAGTCTAATCCATTAAATATATATGTATCCGGGCCTGAAAAAGTTAATAAGCGTAAAATGTATAATTACGATTATATCGGACAGCTTACAATGATGTATAGTGCAAAAGAATTTGGACTTATTCAGATCAAAGATATTAAAAAAAATAATGATTATGCGATTCGCTTGCAGTTATATAAAAAGCCAGGAACTTGTGCATACTTGCTGAAAGAGAATCTGGCAAAGTATAGAGTTCGTAAAGTAAGTATAAGTCATGATAAATTCAGAAGAAAATTCAAAAGCCATTATGATTTATTTCATATGTGTGATGAAAAGCCAGCTGCTGTTGCCGTATGGTATACATGTTGGAATATGTTTTATGGTTTATTGAAGAAAAGAAATTATGAGAAAAGTAGATAA
- a CDS encoding LCP family protein — translation MKEQKKTLHMAGKLITLIQLILAVGLIAVIWNSGLVPTKYLVAIIIVLLILFGVTFGLQYVKNKIYIVGIVLSVILSILQAIGIVYMLKADKLMADVGGANYKTDNMIVVVKKDNPASNLMDASMYRFGTQTAVDQENTQTMLDNINKALGREVKVEQYGTVQELANALLEGRVDAAVYNQALDGLITDSIEDYSDKVRVLYHYGIETELEQETADVGEPFNVYISGIDVDGPIATNSRSDVNIIMTVNPNTKKILLTTTPRDYYVQIPDISGEQRDKLTHAGIYGVDASMRTLEQLYGIDISYYARVNFSSLVKIVDTLGGVDVDSDFEFTAGGYQFKKGMNHLDGKQALAFSRERYSFEDGDNQRGKDQEKVLTAILNKAMSPAILSNASALIADVSDSVQTNMTQEEMAKFIKMQLNDGASWTIESQAASGNGDTQACYSSGDQPLYVMWPDEAVVQSISAKMNEILNGN, via the coding sequence ATGAAAGAACAGAAGAAGACACTGCATATGGCAGGTAAGTTGATTACATTAATACAGTTGATTCTTGCAGTTGGTTTGATTGCAGTTATCTGGAACAGCGGATTGGTACCAACAAAATATCTGGTGGCAATTATTATTGTATTATTAATATTATTCGGAGTAACATTCGGATTACAATATGTAAAAAATAAAATCTATATCGTAGGAATTGTACTTAGTGTTATACTGAGTATCTTACAGGCAATTGGAATTGTCTATATGTTGAAGGCAGACAAGCTGATGGCAGATGTAGGCGGAGCAAATTATAAGACAGATAATATGATCGTAGTTGTTAAAAAAGATAATCCGGCGTCGAATCTTATGGATGCTTCGATGTATCGCTTTGGTACACAGACTGCTGTAGACCAGGAAAATACACAGACAATGCTGGATAACATTAACAAGGCATTGGGACGCGAAGTTAAAGTAGAGCAGTATGGTACTGTTCAGGAACTTGCAAATGCATTGCTGGAAGGCAGGGTAGATGCTGCAGTATACAATCAGGCGTTAGACGGTCTGATCACAGATTCAATTGAAGATTATTCCGACAAAGTACGTGTATTATATCACTATGGAATTGAGACAGAACTCGAACAGGAAACAGCAGATGTAGGAGAACCATTTAATGTATACATAAGCGGTATTGACGTAGATGGACCAATCGCAACAAACAGCCGAAGTGATGTCAATATTATTATGACAGTAAATCCGAATACAAAGAAGATTCTGCTGACAACAACACCACGTGATTATTACGTACAGATACCGGATATCTCAGGAGAGCAGAGAGATAAGCTGACACATGCCGGTATTTATGGTGTGGATGCATCTATGCGAACATTAGAGCAGTTGTATGGCATTGATATTTCGTATTATGCAAGAGTAAACTTTTCGTCGCTGGTTAAAATCGTAGATACATTAGGCGGCGTGGATGTGGATTCAGATTTTGAGTTTACAGCAGGAGGATATCAGTTTAAAAAGGGAATGAATCATCTTGACGGAAAACAGGCATTGGCATTCTCACGAGAGCGTTATAGCTTTGAAGATGGGGACAACCAGAGAGGAAAAGACCAGGAGAAGGTTCTGACAGCGATATTGAATAAAGCAATGTCACCTGCAATATTGTCTAATGCAAGTGCATTGATTGCAGATGTCAGCGACAGTGTACAGACCAATATGACACAGGAAGAGATGGCGAAATTTATTAAGATGCAGTTGAATGATGGTGCAAGCTGGACTATTGAATCACAGGCAGCATCAGGAAACGGAGATACACAAGCATGTTATTCATCAGGAGATCAGCCACTGTATGTGATGTGGCCGGATGAGGCAGTTGTACAGAGCATCAGTGCAAAGATGAATGAGATATTAAATGGAAATTAA